TCAGATGTATCAAAGAGACAAGTGGAAAGAAGGCACTGGAGATACTTAAGAAGGAGAAGGTTAGCCTTGTGCTATTGGATGTTATGATGCCAGAAATTGATGGATGGGAAGTATGTGAAAAAATACGTGAGTTTTCAGATGTTCCTGTCATTATGTTGACAGCTCGAACCGACAAGCTTGATTTGGTGAAAGGACTAAATAGTGGTGCTGACGATTATATTACGAAACCTTTTGATGAAAGGGAGTTGTCAGCAAGGGTGCATGCACTATTGCGCCGTTTTCCTGAAGAAGAAAAAGCAAAAGCATTGATTATTTACGGTGATTTTAAACTAGATAAAGAAACGTATTCATTACAATATAATGACTCGAAAGTGCCGCTTACACTAAAGGAATTTTCTATTATTGAAGCCTTGATTTCGCGACCAACAAAGACTTTTACACGGGAACAGTTATTGCATACTGCATGGGAATATAACACTTATACGGATATCCGGACAATAGACTCGCATATACGTAATTTGAGGGATAAATTAAAAACTGCCGGATTTCCTATTGAAGAATTTTTAAAAACGGTATGGGGAATTGGATATAAATGGAGCTAAGGAGAAGTATTATGATGAAAAAAATTAGGGTTTTCATGGGATTGTTAGCATTGGCCGCTATTTTGTCGGCTTGTAACAAAGAAAGTGAAACATATTTGTTTGGAAAAGTGAAAAATAGTAAGTTTGAACACTTGCATGGATTGGGATATATAAACGGTGGACCTGAAATTGTGATTTCAACCCATGATGGGCTCTACGAATATGACAAAGACGGATGGAAAGAAGCAAACAGCGAAAAGCATGATTATATGGGATTTCAAGCGATACGTGAAGGTTTTTTCTCAAGTGGTCATCCAGAACCAGGATCCGACTATAAAAATCCGCTTGGCCTTGTCAAAAGTACAAATCGAGGTGCGAGCTTTGATAAATTAGCATTTTACGGGGAAATTGATTTTCATTACCTTGCAGCGGGCTATGACTCAAACGCCATATATGTACTTAATGAAATGCCAACCGAAGAGATGACAGGGGGGCTACATTATACTTTGGATGAGGGAACCACTTGGAATGAGGCCACGATGAACGGATTCAATTCGGAATTCATCTCAAATTTGGCTGCTCATCCTTCGCAGAAAGAGATGATTGCAATCGGGAGTAAAGATGGCATATTCCTTTCAAAGGACTACGGTGAAAACTTTGAACTTTTTAATAACGTAAACATGGTTCTATCCGTGACTTTGACTGAAAATGGGGGGTACTATTCAAGCTATGAAAATGAAACAGTACAACTCAAAACATTTACATTTGGTAACGATCAAGAAATGTCTATTCAACTTCCCAATGAAAAAATGAATCCAATTGTCTTTATCGCAGTTAATCCGGATGATAAAAAAGAAATTGTCATTGCAACACATAATAATGATATTTTCCTGACAAAAGATGAAGGGGCTAATTGGGATGCACTTGCTAAAAGCGGTGAATTGAAGAAATAATCAAAACGGATGGTGCTTATTAAATGTATGGATTGATGTCGAAAGTCAGTCAAGCAATAACTGAACCAGTGACTATCCTTATACATTCCTTTGAACAATACCCTATTGTTGTTGCGCTACTTTTGGGCTTGGTAGGGGCGGTTGCTCCCTGCCAGCTGACAGGAAATATGAGTGCGATTACCTTGTATGGGAACCGGACGATTCAAATGAAGGATGACATGGGCGAAATTTTATTCTTTATTATTGGGAAAGTGGCTGTATTCAGTTCTCTAGGGTTACTCGTATGGTTCTTTGGTGAAACATTTGAAACCTCACTAACAGACTACTTTCCTTTGTTTCGTAAAGTAATAGGCCCGCTTATTATTGTTACCGGTCTTGTATTAATAGGAATTCTTAAGCTAGATTTCCTTCGAAAATTAACGATGCGAATTCCTACACGCTTACGAAATGGGAAATTAGGTTCTTTCATGTTGGGTGCAAGTTTTTCCCTTGCCTTCTGCCCAACAATGTTTGTGCTCTTTTTCTTATGGTTAATGCCATTGGTTGTAACAACTTCTTATGGTTTTGTATTACCTGCTGTTTTCGGTGTAGCAACATCGTTGCCACTTATTGTCCTATTTTTCTTCATATGGTTCTTTGATGCGAAGCGGATCATTATGAAGAGAAGCATGAAGACTGGCAGAATTGTGCAACGTTTGGCTGGTGCTATTCTTATTATTATAGGAATAGCTGATACAATGACTTTTTGGGGAATTTGACTTATAAAACTTATCAAGGCTTTTACATTGTTTTTATTGTGTTGAGAGGGGGTTTCACTAGATGTTGGCAGATTTGAACTTGTTTCTTGCGTTTGGTGCTGGTTTATTAAACTTTTTATCTCCGTGTACATTACCGCTATATCCAGCTTTCATATCTTATATTACGGGAATGTCGCTCGATGAAATTAATACGGATAAAGGGAAGTTTCGGAAAAGCGGAATCTTCCATACGATTGTTTTCCTCATCGGCTTTTCGGCTATCTTTATCTTTCTGGGATATAGCTCATCGCTTATTGGTACGTTTTTTTATCAGTACCAGGATTTGCTCCGACAAATAGGCGCGATTTTTATTGTCATATTTGGATTGATGATTCTAGGTGTCTTTACACCAAGTTTTCTTATGAAGGAGAAAAAATTACAGTTTAAGAATAGACCAGCCGGCTATTTTGGTACGTTCCTCATCGGGCTTGCGTTTGCAGCTGGATGGACTCCATGTACAGGACCAATCACGGGTGCTGTTTTCATGATGGCGGCACAAAATCCTGGATCTGGAATGTGGTATATGCTTGTCTATGTTTTAGGGTTTGCAATTCCGTTTTTCCTACTATCGATTTTTATCACTCGCGTTAAATGGATACAAAAATACAACCGAGTAATAACGAAGGTCGGGGGCTACCTTATGATTGCACTCGGTATTCTTCTTTTCTTCGATGGATTAACCTATATTATTATTTGGCTAAGTCCATTTTTTGGCGGGTTTATGGGATTCTGATGTATTAAGCTTAATATTTGAAGAATGTAATAAAAGTCACAACCAATTACGTGAATGTTTTCATTTCATGCCCGCCCTAATCAGCGGGCTTTTTTTATTGGGTTTTAATTATAAATTGTAGAAAGAGGAAACACATTAAATATCTTCAATAATAGGGTCGTTCACATACTCGTCTTATGCGCTCCATAAATATTGCATAATTACTATGTACAATTCAATGTAGGAGAATTTATGGAGTTTTGATGTAATGCTAGATGCTTTCATCCATAAATATTAATAATGATGAAGGAGTCAATTTAAAATGAGCAAAATCACATGCCAATGTGGACACGAAAACCCATTTGGTACAGTACTTTGTGAACGGTGTGGAAGGCCACAGACAGAAGAAGCAAAAAAAAGTAAACTTGTCGACATGAGGTACGAAGGTTCGGCAAGAAGATCGCAAACATATAAAAGGTCTATTATCGACAAAATTTGGAACTTTTTCTCTAGTGTTAAAATAGGTGTCAGTATTATTATTGCGGTTCTTGCTACGTCCGCACTCGGTACGCTTTTCCCGCAAAAGCTATATGTTCCAGCTTCGACGGATGCAGACATTGCCGCTTATTATGAACGCCTTTACGGCTTTGCCGGCGTCGTTTATTACAAACTTGGATTTTATGATATGTATAATAGCTGGTGGTTCATTACGCTAATTGGGATGCTCGGTACGTCAATCATCATTGCTAGCATCGATAGGGTTATTCCGTTATATAAATCATTAAATAAACAGCGCACTAAACGTCATGCTTCATTTATGAGAAGACAGCGTATTTACGGGATAGGCTCAGTCGAGAATGTGGATGATTCTCTCGTTAAAGCTGAAAAGAAACTGAAAGAGCTACGGTATAATGTGAAGATTGAAGAAGGTGCAATACTCGCGGAGAAAGGTCGCTTTTCTAGATGGGGTCCGTATGTCAATCATACTGGACTGATAATTTTTCTCCTCGGTGTTCTCCTTAGAGGCCTTCCGGGTTTTTATGTTGATGAAACGCTATGGCTTCGTGAAGGGGAGACGCGTGCAATCCCAGGAGCTCCAGGATACTATCTGAAAAACAATCAATTCATTCTTGAAACTTACTCAAAAGAAGATGATGCAGCGTTCGGTCAAGCAATAGACCGTGTTGGAACAATCGCGAAAAATTATCAATCGGATGTTACGTTGTATAGAGAACCTGAAAATGGGATTCCAGGCCAGTCTGAACAGTTGGATTTCGTCAAAGACTATTCAATCATCGTCAACAAACCGCTTAATTTTGATGGATTTAACGTTTTCCAGATGGATTTTCGTCTCGATGAACTGAAATCGATGACATTTCAATTAACCGAAAAAGCATCGGATACATCACTTGGTGAATTCACTGTGGATTTAATCAATCCCGAACCGATTTATCGACTAGGAGAGGGTACGTATGTGGAATTAAAAGATTTTTATCCGGATTTTGATGGTATTGAAGATGGCGAACCAAAATCAAAGTCTCCAATACCGAACAACCCTGCATTCATTTTTAAAATGGTGACTCCATCCAAGCCAGATGGCGAAATGAGTTTTGTGGCGATCCGTCAGACACTTGAAACGGAAATGAATGATTACAAAGCAACGTTTGTCAGCGCTGAAACACGGGACGTTACCGGGTTGGTAATACGGAAAGATAAAACGTTGTATATTTTGCTACTCGGTGGAATTGTTTTTATGATTGGTGTTACACAGGGGTCATATTGGAATCATAGAAGGATATGGATTCAAAAAGCAGAAGGGAACGAAATTCTCCTCGCAAGCCATACGAATAAAAACTGGTTCTCCTTGAGAAAAGAAATTGATCAAGTGCAAGAGTATGCGAGCTTACCAAAGTACGAGGACCGCGAGGAAACTGAGTCCAAATTGGACGACCGGGAAGGGGATTTTAACTAATGGATTTAGTATCATTAAGCTCGAATTTACTATTAGTCTCATTTATCGCTTATCTTATCGCAACGCTTTTTTTCGGCGGGGCAGTAAAAGGCGCAAAATCAGAACAAGCATATAAAAATAGCAGGTGGGGAAGTTTTGGCATAACCATTACAATTATTGGGTTCCTTTCGCATTTAGGCTATTTTATTACACGATGGATTGCTTCCGGACATGCGCCGGTTAGTAATATGTTTGAATTTGTGACTGCTTTTGGAATGATGATAGTAGGGGCTTTCATATTACTTTTTTATTTGTACAGAACGCCGTCACTTGGTCTGTTTGCATTGCCGATTGCTGTTGTTATTATCGGCTACGCAAGTATGTTCCCAACAGAAATAACACCGCTTATTCCCGCGTTGAAAAGCTACTGGTTAACGGTGCACGTCATTACGGTTGTAATTGGCGAAGCAATACTAGCGATAAGTGCGGTTGCGGGACTCGTTTTGCTATTGAAAACTACAGATTTAACTAAGAGATCGAAACAACGCTTTTGGTTGGAGTCAGTGATTTTCACGATAATTTTAGCTGTTGGATTCATCCTTTCATCTTCCGGATTTTCGATTTCAGGATACGAGGCGGAATTTACATTCGTTAATAAAGATGAACAAGTGGAGAAGATTACCTATAATTATCCACCACTATTCGGAATGAATGAATATGAATCCCTTACTGATGGGGTTATGAAACCATGGGGTGAAATGCCTGCCATTGTGAATGCGAAAACATTAACGACATTCGTGTGGTCATTGTTAACAGGAACTGTCCTTTATTTACTTCTCCGTCTACTATTGCGCCGACCAATTGCAACGTTGTTCCAGCCGTTTGCTAGAAAAGCAAACACTCAACTAATGGATGAGATAGGCTATCGCGCCGTCCTTATTGGATTCCCGGTATTTACACTTGGTGCACTGGTCTTTGCGATGATTTGGGCACACGAAGCGTGGTCTAGGTTCTGGGGATGGGATCCAAAAGAAGTTTGGGCACTAATTACATGGCTTTTTTATGCGGCTTTTCTACATTTACGTCTATCACGTGGATGGGAAGGCGAAAAATCTGCGTGGCTTGCGGTTATTGGCTTCATCATCATCATGTTTAACTTAATTGCCGTGAACCTAATCATTGCAGGATTACATTCATACGCATGACAAAAATCCCTTATAAATCATTTAGGGAGTCAAAAGGTGGATACATCATTAATCCACTTGCAATATATGTAGTGTAATTTTCGCTTATCCTTGTTTAGAAAGAAATAGTAAAACACAGAATGCATTGAAGACGCTCGATTAGATAACAATCTTTCAGACACCTAGGTTTAACTTAGGAAAATTAGTAACTCTGTAGAAAACGTCGCGATTGTATTCACTGCAATATCTAACTAATAAGTTTTTTATAGCATGGGCGTACATCTAATATAAAAGATGTACGCCCATTTTATGTGCCTGTAATTTAGGGGGAAAGATATCAGTATTTTTATTTTTAAAATGAAATAAAAAATGTTGCACGAGGGAAACTTTAGGCATACAATAACATTATAATTGATTAAGAAAATGCTCTGTAAATGATAGAAAATAAAGTTTTTTTGGGTGGAGGAATAATATGACTGATTTTTTCGCAACGCTAAGTCCGGTAAACCAGGCTTTAATAGCTACCTTTTTCACGTGGGGTATGACTGCGATTGGGGCTGCTTTAGTGTTCACAACGAAGACGATAAACCAAAAGCTTATGGATGGAATGTTAGGCTTCGCTGGCGGGGTTATGATTGCTGCAAGTTTTTGGTCGTTGCTTTCGCCTGCAATTGAAATGGCAGAAAGTAGTTCTTTACCGTCGTGGTTTCCAGCAGCTGTTGGATTTTTATTAGGTGGCTTTTTCCTGTGGGCGGCTGACAAGGTCATTCCGCACGTGCACCCTACTTCCCAAATGAAAGAGGCAGAGGGAATAAATCCTGCAAATAAGCGACGGAGCACTCTGCTTGTTCTTGCCATTACGCTTCACAACATACCCGAGGGACTTGCGATTGGAGTTGCCTTTGGCGCTGTAGCCGCAGGTTTTCCGTCTGCTACTTTGCCAGCAGCGATTGCTTTAGCCGTTGGTATAGGGATTCAGAACTTTCCCGAGGGTACAGCTGTATCAATGCCTTTACGAAGAGATGGAATGTCTCGTCGGAAAAGCTTCTTATATGGTCAGTTCTCGGGAATGGTTGAGCCTATTTCTGCCGTGGTAGGGGTTCTGGCTGTTTCGCTGATGGAACCACTTCTACCATTCGCTTTAAGTTTTGCAGCAGGGGCGATGATTTTTGTAGTAGTAGAAGAAGTTATTCCAGGTTCTCAAGAAAACGGAAATAGAGATCTAGCATCGGTCTGCTTAATGATTGGATTTACAGTAATGATGATATTGGACGTAGCATTTGGATAAGCGCATATAGAATCAACAAAAGAGCTACGGAATATATACAGGACATGACAATGTGAGCAATTTCAGAAATCAATATAAAGAAGTAAGGACTTTTAAAGGAGATTCTCATTTTTAGTTTAAAACTAATACTCTAGGGAAAAATATCACCGAATGCAAAAAAAGCAGGAGGTGAGTCCATGAATACGAAATACGAAGAATGCCTGAAAGCATGTTTGGAATGTCTGGAAGCATGTAACGCTTGTTTTGATGCGTGCCTAAAAGAGGAAGACATTAAGATGATGGCTGATTGTATCCGCTTGGACCGTGAATGTGCAGATATATGCGCGTTTGCAGCACAAGCCATTACCCGCAATAGCCCATTTACGCATCAGATTTTAGAACTATGTGCAGAAGTTTGTGAACGTTGCGCGGAAGAGTGCGCTAAACATGACCATGATCATTGCCAACGCTGTGCTGAAGCTTGCAGGAAATGTGCTGAGGCATGCCGACAAATGGTAGCTTAAACGATATTCAGAAATTGCAACCATTAATGGAGCTGTTTCAAGAAATGAAAAAGTTTCTAGGAGCAGCTTCTTTCTTGTTATGAATTATGTAGAATAAGGAGTGTATCGAATGAAAAGGCAATTACTTTTGTTAGGTGTTGCTATAATTATTGGTTTAAGTGGATGCAGAAACAATGCGGGTAACGAAAAAAGTCCAACCAACAATAATGAACCTAAACAGGAAGACATGCAAATGGAGATGAATCATTCCGGCTCCGGTGAAGTCCCTGAGAACTTGAAAGCGGCAGAAAATCCAACCTATAAAGTCGGAAGCCAAGCAATCATTAAAACTGACCATATGGAAGGCATGGAAGGTGCTGTAGCAACAATCGTGGGTGCTTACGACACTACAGCTTACACTATATCGTATACACCAGTAACTGGCGAGGAAAGAGTGGAAAACCACAAATGGGTTGTTCGAGAAGAGATTAAAGATGCTGGTGACAAAACTTTTGAACCAGGAACTGAAGTAACCGTAGAGGCGGACCATATGAAAGGGATGAAAGGAGCAATAGCAGTAATAGATTCATCCGAAAAAACTACTGTCTATATGATTGATTACACTCCAGCTACCGGCGGTGACGAAGTTAAAAATCATAAATGGGTAACGGAAGGTGAACTTTCTGCTAAATAAAGATTAAATTAAAGGGGGTCCTTCAAGTCGGAAATCTACCGACTTATTGGACAGCCCCTTTTCTAAACAATTTACGATTAACTCGCTTTCTAGAGATTAGTACTTTGATCGCATTAATCGAAGTGAATTCAATACAACGATTATGGTAGCACCCACATCTGCGAAAATCGCCATCCATAATGTTAACCAACCGGGAATGACCAACAGTAAGGCGACTACCTTAATACCTAATGCGAACGAAACATTCTGCAAAATAATATTTAGGGTTTTCCGGCTTAGACCTATAGTATAAGGTAACTTTTCTAAGTCGTCAGCCATTAATGCAATGTCTGCGGTCTCCAGAGCTGTGTCAGTACCCGCTCCACCCATTGCAATTCCTACGGTCGCACTTGCTAAAGCCGGGGCATCGTTGACACCATCACCAACCATTGCCACCTTTCCGAATTGATTTCGGAGAGACTTGATTGTGTCCAATTTATCTTGGGGCATCAATTCTGCTTTTACTTCAGAAAGGCCGAGTTGATTGCCAATAGCATTCGCTGTAGCTAGATTATCTCCTGTAAGCATAATCGTTTTTTTAATTCCTAATTGATACAGTTTTTTTATAATTGTCAAACTGCTGTCTCTAACCTGATCGGCAACTGCAATCAAGCCTTTTACTTCATTTCCGATACCTACCAACATTACTGTTTTGCCCTCTTTTTGAAGCGTTTCAATTTGGTGTTCGTATTCCTCAGGCAGTGTTAGCAACTCTTTGAACATATTAGGACTTCCAATATGGACAACATCATTGTTAATAGATGCTTTGGCACCTTTGCCCGTTATTGATTGAAAATCGTCAACAGGCATTAATTCTAAATTATGTTTTTCGGCATTTCTAATGATAGCAGAAGCTAATGGATGCTGTGAGAATTTCTCAACTGATGCTGAGACACGAAGAATTTCGTCGGTGCTCATATCCGCCAACGAAACGAGATCCGTTACTTCTGGCATACCTTGTGTCAATGTCCCGGTTTTATCAAACGCCACTACTTTCAAACGTCCGGTTTCTTCTAAATGGATTCCACCTTTAATGAGCACGCCGTTCCGTGCTGCATTTCCAATCGCCGTCACAATTGCAACAGGAGTTGAAATGACCAATGCACACGGACATCCTACAACAAGTACGACGAGTCCTCTATAAAACCACTCGCTCCATACTCCCCCTAAAAATAGAGGCGGGATAACAATAATGAAAATGGAAATGATCATTATTGCCGGCGTGTAGTATTTAGCGAATCTATCTACAAACTGCTGGGAAGGTGCCTTTTCTGCTTGAGCTTCCTCTACTAAGTGGATAATTTTGGCGATTGTAGTATCTTCTACTCGTTTTGTCACACGTACTTCTAATGAACCTTCGCCGTTTATTGTTCCTGCAAATACCTCGTCACCAGAAACTTTATGGACAGGAACGGATTCTCCGGTTATGGCTGCCTGATTGATGGACGAGTTTCCCTTTATTACTTCTCCGTCCATGGCTAGCTTCTGACCGGGTTTGATAATCATAATATCGTCAATCTGGATATCTTCAACATCAACTTCAAGTTCATTATTCCCGCGTCTGATAATTGCAGTATTGGGTGCAATATCCATTAGAGAGCGGATTGAATTTCGAGCCTTATCAATTGAATAACTTTCAAGAGCTTCACTTACTGCAAAAAGAAAGACTACTAGAGCTCCTTCTTTCCATTCACCGATTATGACTGCACCAATCACGGCAATTGTCATCAGTGTATTCATATCAAATTCCAATTTAGTCAGGTTGCGAAGCCCAACTTTAAGCAGATTATATCCACCGACAAGAATGGCTGTAGCAAAAAGAAGGATGGATGATGTGCTACCATCTCCCGCGACCGAAGATGTTACAAAGCCAAGAATCAGAAGGAATAGTGAAGCAATGGTCGTTTTGTTTTCGCGTTTTTTCCAGAATGGCTCTTTCTCTTCAACAATTCGTTGCTTTTCAGGATAAACTTTAATTCCATCGAATGCACCGGCTTTTTCTAACTGCTCGACAGATGCATCTCCCATTACAGTTAATTTGGATGCACCGAAATTCAATTGGATATCCTTAACCGAATCAATCTCACGAATGTTTTTTTCGAATTTAGCCGCGCAACTCATACAGGATAGTCCTTGTAGTCGATAAACATTTTTCTCCGTACTCATTTATGCCACCCCTCTTTCGAATGTTCAAGCGCAATATTTACTAATTGACGAACACATTCGTCAACTAAGGAATAGAAAACAAGTTTTCCTTCTTTTCTGTATGTGGTCAGCCCCATGTCACGTAAATAACGTAAGTGGTGGGAAGCATTTGCGGTGGACGTTTCTAATACATTGGCGACATCGCAGACGCACATTTCCTCTTCTAACGTCAATGCATAAGCGACTTTCAAGCGATTGGCATCTGCAAGGGCTTTAAACAGCATTTCGACGCCACTGATTTCATCAATCCTTTCATTTACGCGGTTAACGACTGTTTCGTGATAACAATAGGTATCACACGTATCCGTTGGGATAGATTGAATATGTTCTTTTATTTTTTCCGTCATCATTACACCTCATTCAAATATTCATTTGATTGTTATTAGTATATGTAATCGTTGAAAAATTGTCAATAAAAACATTCAAATGGTTGTTTTGATGTATATGTCTTCTTGTTATACTTAATTTAGAGATTAGGAGTAAAATAAATTAAAGGAGAATAGATAAAACATGAGGAAAGTTTTGTTTTTGACTTTGCTCATTTCAACTGTGGTTTTCAGTGCGTGCGGAAAAAAAGAGTTTATAGCGGAGACAGACTGGAAAGTGGAGGATTTCTCAGCCATTAACCAAGAAAACCAGAAGGTTGATTTAGCCGATTTAGAGGGAGAAGTTTGGATTGCTGATTTTATATTTACAAATTGTGCCACGGTATGTCCACCTATGACAATGAATAAGGCGGGACTTCAACAAGCATTGAAGGATGAAAATATAAATAACGTTCGTTTGGTTTCGTTTTCTGTAGATCCTGAATTTGATACACCAGAAGTTTTAAAGGAATATGCAACTGCTTTTGACGTTGACCAATCGAATTGGGATTTTCTAACGGGGTATAATCAGGAGGATGTCGTTGAACTTGCCAAATCATCATTTAAAGCAATTGTTCAGCCAGATCCAAATTCAAACCAAGTTACTCATGGTACGAGCTTTTACTTGGTGAACCCAGACGGAATAGTTGTCAAAAATTATAGTGGTTTTTCCGATGTTCCATACGAGGAAATTGTTGAAGATGTTAAACTGCTGATTACAAAGGAGTAATTGAAATGAGGAAATATAAAAAATGGTTGTGGCTCATACTGATTATACTCTTATTCAGCACAGTAGTACTTATTAGTGCGTTCATCCCGAGAGAAACTCGTCCTTCTGCAGGCACTAGGATTATTTTAGAACATACTTACAAGACCTATATTGCACCAGTTTGTTTTGAAGAGTCAGATCCGACAAACTTTCTGGAGGAGGCAACCTTACAAGAAGCAGAAAATTTAAATTATCCCCCTCACTCGCCATGTACTGAGAAGGCGTTAGAAAGTGAAAATGATCGACTACTTACGAGTCTACTGAAACAGATAGGGATTATGGATAAGAAATGGGATAATTGGTAAAACCAATCTACACTTTAAATGAATGAAGCGGAGGATCAATATGAAAAGAAGCATCATTATAACGCT
This genomic window from Sporosarcina sp. Marseille-Q4063 contains:
- a CDS encoding heavy metal translocating P-type ATPase encodes the protein MSTEKNVYRLQGLSCMSCAAKFEKNIREIDSVKDIQLNFGASKLTVMGDASVEQLEKAGAFDGIKVYPEKQRIVEEKEPFWKKRENKTTIASLFLLILGFVTSSVAGDGSTSSILLFATAILVGGYNLLKVGLRNLTKLEFDMNTLMTIAVIGAVIIGEWKEGALVVFLFAVSEALESYSIDKARNSIRSLMDIAPNTAIIRRGNNELEVDVEDIQIDDIMIIKPGQKLAMDGEVIKGNSSINQAAITGESVPVHKVSGDEVFAGTINGEGSLEVRVTKRVEDTTIAKIIHLVEEAQAEKAPSQQFVDRFAKYYTPAIMIISIFIIVIPPLFLGGVWSEWFYRGLVVLVVGCPCALVISTPVAIVTAIGNAARNGVLIKGGIHLEETGRLKVVAFDKTGTLTQGMPEVTDLVSLADMSTDEILRVSASVEKFSQHPLASAIIRNAEKHNLELMPVDDFQSITGKGAKASINNDVVHIGSPNMFKELLTLPEEYEHQIETLQKEGKTVMLVGIGNEVKGLIAVADQVRDSSLTIIKKLYQLGIKKTIMLTGDNLATANAIGNQLGLSEVKAELMPQDKLDTIKSLRNQFGKVAMVGDGVNDAPALASATVGIAMGGAGTDTALETADIALMADDLEKLPYTIGLSRKTLNIILQNVSFALGIKVVALLLVIPGWLTLWMAIFADVGATIIVVLNSLRLMRSKY
- a CDS encoding metalloregulator ArsR/SmtB family transcription factor, with translation MTEKIKEHIQSIPTDTCDTYCYHETVVNRVNERIDEISGVEMLFKALADANRLKVAYALTLEEEMCVCDVANVLETSTANASHHLRYLRDMGLTTYRKEGKLVFYSLVDECVRQLVNIALEHSKEGWHK
- a CDS encoding SCO family protein; translated protein: MRKVLFLTLLISTVVFSACGKKEFIAETDWKVEDFSAINQENQKVDLADLEGEVWIADFIFTNCATVCPPMTMNKAGLQQALKDENINNVRLVSFSVDPEFDTPEVLKEYATAFDVDQSNWDFLTGYNQEDVVELAKSSFKAIVQPDPNSNQVTHGTSFYLVNPDGIVVKNYSGFSDVPYEEIVEDVKLLITKE